One segment of Macrotis lagotis isolate mMagLag1 chromosome 1, bilby.v1.9.chrom.fasta, whole genome shotgun sequence DNA contains the following:
- the PLET1 gene encoding placenta-expressed transcript 1 protein: MATLSSTLKLLLLLGLQVLLFSDLAVSSPEDCIFPETSNATSNFSIKADSNIYKINKTYTVTLPGNEKLYSVILQAVDKDNNPVGHWQNPDHLCNDSVLYQVKNFSSTIFQANWTSPNCTDITEVEIRAFTFYFNNGTTFSSFKLERKATPSLTTPKSSSQKAYTSPITDIIQLLFIYVTSKLIS, encoded by the exons ATGGCAACCCTCAGTTCTACCctgaagctgctgctgctgctgggccTCCAGGTGCTACTTTTTTCAGACTTGGCTGTAAGTTCCCCTGAAGATTGCATCTTCCCTGAAACAAGTAATGCAACCAGCAACTTCTCCATCAAGGCAGATTCAAACATTTACAAGATCAACAAAACTTATACAG TGACTCTTCCTGGGAATGAGAAGCTCTACTCTGTGATCCTCCAAGCTGTGGACAAGGACAACAATCCAGTTGGCCATTGGCAAAATCCTGATCACCTGTGCAATGACTCTGTTCTCTATCAAGTGAAGAATTTCAGTAGCACTATCTTCCAGGCAAACTGGACATCTCCTAATTGCACAGACATCACAGAAGTTGAAATACG GGCCTTTACCTTCTATTTCAACAATGGCACCACCTTCTCTTCATTCAAACTGGAAAGGAAAG CAACCCCATCACTAACCACCCCCAAAAGTTCTTCCCAGAAAGCCTACACCAGTCCAATCACTGACATCATTCAGCTCTTGTTCATCTATGTCACCAGTAAACTGATCTCCTAA